AGGTCGGCGAACCCCGGCATGCTCGCCCCGGGGATCCCGTGGCGGATCACGGCGGCGACGTCGGCCGCTGTCGGCACGCCGTCGGGGGAGGAGATGAGCCGGAACGAGTCGGTGCGGAAGTCGCGCGCAGGGGGAAACAGGTCGGCCGCCGCGGTGCCGCGCGGCTCGGTGCCGTTGCCATGGCAGGCGGCGCAGAGCCGGCCGTAGAGCGGATCGGGAGGCGCGGCGGGCGCCGGCGGTGACGGCAGCCCCGCGCCCGTGGCGTCGCTGACGGCCAGATCATGAAACAGCGCCGCCGCCGTGACGGGGTCGCCTTCGAGGTGGCAAGCGACGGCGAGTGTCTCGCGCCACCGTGGCTGGCTCCCTGCGGGACCGGCGTGCGGGCGGTCACTGCGGCCCCCGGTGGCGGCCGGCGCGACGCGCTGCCGGGCCGCGGCCGGCTCACCACGCTCGAGGTCGAGCTCGGCCCGCTCCCGGTCGACGAACGGGGCCCGGTCGGCGAGGCGCCCGAGCCGGTCGGCCATCGCGGGCAGCTCACCGTCGCGGCCGCCGCGACGGAGCAGGCGCGAGAGCGCCACCAGCGCCGTCGGATCGTCGCCGGCCCTGGCGACCCAGTCGCGCGCCACAGCCAGCGCGTCGTCGAGCCGGCCGAGTGCGGCGACAGCCTCGACGAGTGACTCGCGGGCGCCATCGTTGGCGGGGCGCCGGGCAAGCAGCCCGCGAAGCCGCCGTTCGGCATCTCCATGCGCTCCGGCGGCAGCCTCGACCCGGGCGCGGAGAAGGCCGTCGAGATCAGCTCCGGGACGGTCGCCGGCGTCGAGTCGCTCGGCGGCATCGAGGAGGTGGGCTGCGCGGCGCCAGTCCCCCGCGGCGATGCAGCCGTTGACGACCCCGGCGAGGATCTCGTCGGGATCGACGCCGGCTGCGGCCAGCGCCGTCATTCGCTGTTCGCCCCCGGTCCGATCGACCCCGGCCCACAGTGCTGCCAGCGACCGCTCGAGCTCGAGCGCTGCCCGATCGGCACCGGCGGCCGCGGCGGCGTCGAGCTGCCTTTTCCACATGTCCGCATGCCCCTGCCGGCGGGCTGCGGCGGCACGGAGCAGCGCGATCGGCGGACCAGCGCCACCCCACCACTCCGCACGCGCCAGCCACCGTGCCGCCAGCGCGATCTCATCGGCGGCGACGTGCTTCCGCGCCAGCCCCAGGCACACCGCCGCCGCCCCACCCCCGGGGCCGAGGGCCGCCACGGCACAGGCCACCAATACCATCCCCAGACCCAGCACGGCTGCCGGCCGCAGGCGCGACCGCCGCCGCCCCGCGAGGGGAGCTGAGCGGGCGCGGACTGGCTTGGTGCGCGGCACGTTCGGCACGTGATGGTCCGGAGCAGGGATACCCGTGGCGATGAGCCACCATGGTAGCCTCACCCCTGTCGTCCAGCCGCAGTGCAGACGAGCAGACGGCGATCACCGTCGCCATCGTCCACCAGGGAAGCGTTTGCCGACGAATGACGGTTACCCGCGAGGGGCGTCCCCCCTCTACAGAGCCCGAGCGAAGGCTTGTCGGCATGACTGAGCTGCGGATGAGTCGGATGACGGGCGTCGCGTCACTGGCCCGCGCCGTCATGCTGGCCTGCACCCTCGCCTCTCCCGCGCTCGGCGACTCCCCCGACGACGAGCTCACCTTCCGCGTGTCCCGGTTCTGCGGCGCCTGCCACGCCCAGCCGCGCCCGGAGAGTTTCCGAGTGTCCGATTGGCACGATCGGATCCGCCTCGCCTACGAGTACCACGCCCGCTCGGGCCGCACCGACCTGGTCGCCCCGCCGATCGCGGAGGTGACGCGGTGGTACGTCGCCCGCGCTCCTCTCTCGCTGCCTCCGCGAGCGCTTCCCACGGCTGCCGACTCCGCCCCAGTGCAGTTCGACGTCGTCCCCGTCGCCGGACCGGACGATGGCCGTGCTCCCGGCACTGCCGACATCCGCTGGATCGCGCGTCCCGACACACCCCGGCTGGTCGTCGCCGACATGCT
This is a stretch of genomic DNA from Planctomycetota bacterium. It encodes these proteins:
- a CDS encoding c-type cytochrome, giving the protein MPNVPRTKPVRARSAPLAGRRRSRLRPAAVLGLGMVLVACAVAALGPGGGAAAVCLGLARKHVAADEIALAARWLARAEWWGGAGPPIALLRAAAARRQGHADMWKRQLDAAAAAGADRAALELERSLAALWAGVDRTGGEQRMTALAAAGVDPDEILAGVVNGCIAAGDWRRAAHLLDAAERLDAGDRPGADLDGLLRARVEAAAGAHGDAERRLRGLLARRPANDGARESLVEAVAALGRLDDALAVARDWVARAGDDPTALVALSRLLRRGGRDGELPAMADRLGRLADRAPFVDRERAELDLERGEPAAARQRVAPAATGGRSDRPHAGPAGSQPRWRETLAVACHLEGDPVTAAALFHDLAVSDATGAGLPSPPAPAAPPDPLYGRLCAACHGNGTEPRGTAAADLFPPARDFRTDSFRLISSPDGVPTAADVAAVIRHGIPGASMPGFADLADADVERLAEVVLALRSPDSRRPRPPAITRLPDAAELAAGDPARGRELYRSSGCATCHGAEGIHDGTVRLVDERGIPNRPRDLVHEPMKGGDDPAALAARLGCGMPGSAHPAVALEPEALADLVAWLRSIAGPRRQPTTDHERLVEATAAPINRTAPSAPAP